AATTGTTGTTTAAAGTTATCTGCATATAACTTCTGAACCAAAAATTTGTCAATTTCAGTAAACTCTTTATCTAATATATTATAAGTAGGACTGTTAAAGATAGCCTCAGTAGGATAGGTGATATTTAAAAAAAGTATATCATTATTATCCTGAATAAAACAGATGGTTCTTAAAATTTCATATTGTATGTATTTTTTTCGGTCTTCTAAATTAGTGTCTTCTTTAAAACTAAAATATAATGACTTTACATGTTCATTAGATCCGTGTTTATTTCTGTATTTATCGGTTTCAAAATTAATTTTTATTGTAGATGAAATAATATCAGAATAAGAATAGCCTTGAACTTTAGTGTTTCTATTGGTTTTATCCTTAGTATATTCTGAAAAGTTATTTTTTGTAAAACTTGAAAAAGATTCAATTGTTTTATTAGGAATTACTTTTTTTAAACTTTCTATAATTTCACTAACAGCTAAACTATCTTTCTTTGTAGCATTTTTAAGTGTAAATAAAATGGGACCTGAAAATTTTTTAGCAGTTTCATTACTTCTATTTATTTTGCCTTCAAAAAGCTTATCTTTTACATACTCCCAATGTATGTCTTTCTCTTTTTTCGAATAGTTATTTCCTTCAACTTCTACTAGTAATGAACCTTCGGAAGAATTTATCATCCTTAAAAAGAGTGGGATTATTAGTATTATAATTAAGGCTATTTTTTTCATCTTAAATTTGTTACACTACAAAGAAACCTCATTAAGATGTTTTTCAAAATGTTTTTGCGACGAATAGCATTTTTTAATAAAAAATTATTCAGCTAAACATAGATGTTTTTCAATAAAAAAGCCTCTTCGTTTTCACAAAGAAGCTTTTAAATACTCGTTTTATGAGATTTTTAACCTTTTACTTGAAGGTTTGTAAATTCTTTAGTCACAACAAGAGTATTGTCTTTAAATTGAACATCTTTCAAATCAACATATTCATTATCTACTTTGATAGATTTTACTTTAAAAGGCAATCCAAATAAGTTAATTTTAAAGGTGTTATAAGGGGTTATATATTGGCCTCTTTTATGAATTCTTATAATTAGTTTATTTTCAGTTCCGGCAAGATTAAATTTCTTTAAACTATAGCGTCCTTTTGTGTAATCGTAACCATCATCAGCATCTTCATATAGCTCAGAATCTTCTTTACCATCTTTGTAATAAACATCTAAGCTTAATTCTTCAATAATTTTTTCTCCAACATATTGTTGTACCGGGTATTTTGGAATAATAGCACCAGATTTAACGAAAATTGGCATACTATCAATATCGGCATCAACCCAAGTTTCTTTTCCTCCAGAAACTAATTCTTTTGTCCAGAAGTTATACCAGTCGCCTCTAGGAATGTACATGCGCCTTCCTTTTGCGTTTGGTTCGTTTATTGGACAAATTAATATTTGATTACCACAAATAAATTCGTCTGTTCTATAATGTGTTTGCGTGTCTTCTTGATCGAATAATACTAAGGATTTTAGCATGGGTACATTATCATGCGAATATTGATAGAATGAGGTATATAAATAGGGTAACAATTCATATCTAATCTCAATAAATTTTCTAACAATATCTGTAATTTCTTTATCAAAAGCCCAAGGTTCTTGATCGCCATGATCTCCAGAAGAGTGTGTTCTACAAAATGGGTGGAAGGCTCCTAATTGAATCCAACGTGCATATAATTCGCCGTTAGGTTGTTCTGCAAAACCACCAATATCAGATCCTGCAAAAGAGAATCCAGATAATGCTAATCGTTGTGCCTGTATGTTTGCTATTTGCAAGTGTTCCCAAGTTGCAACATTATCTCCCATCCATGTAGAGGTGTAACGTTGTGTTCCAGAATAGGCAGAACGTGTAATTACAAACGGACGTTTAGGATAGTTAAATTTTTTCAATCCGTGGTATGTGGCTCTGGCCATCTGCATACCATAAATGTTATGAGCTTTATTGTGGCTACATGGATTACCGTCGTAATCGTGACGAACATCTGATGGGAATGTTTTTCCTGGAACATCCATTACCGCAGGTTCGTTCATATCATTCCAAACACCTTTTACACCTATATCTTCAATAAGTTCTTTAAATAAACCTGCCCACCATTCTCTTACTTCTGGTCTTGTAAAATCTGGAAAATAACACTCCCCTGGCCAAACCTTACCTTTCATATAAGGGCCATCGGCACGTTTACAGAAATAATCTTTATCAAGAGCTTCTTTAAATACGCTGTATTCGTTATCTATTTTAATACCTGGATCAATAATTACAACGGTTTTAAAACCATCATCGGCTAATTCTTTCACCATTCTTTTTGGGTCTGGAAAATAATCTTTACTCCAGGTAAAGCAACGAAACCCTTCCATGTAATCGATGTCTAAATAAATAGCATCACATGGAATTTGTAATTCTCTAAACTTGGCAGTAATTTCTTTTACATTAGATTCTGGATAGTAACTCCATTTACATTGGTGATAACCTAAAGCCCACAATGGTGGTAATTCTGGTGTTCCCGTTAAATCAGTATAACTGGTTACAACATCTTGCATTTTAGGACCATAAATGAAGTAATAATTCATTTCACCTCCTTGTGCCCAAAAACTAGTTACATTTCTTCTTTCATGACAAAAATCGAAATATGTTCTAAAGGTATTATCAAAGAAAATACCATAAGATTTTCCATTGTGTAAACCGGTATAAAAAGGAATGGCTTTATAAATAGGATCGGTGTTTTTTCCAAAAGCATAAGAATCTGTTGCCCAATTTTCAAAACGACGTCCTTTTAGGTTTAAATGCTCTGGTTTATCTCCAAGTCCGTAATAGCTTTCTCCATTTTGGGCAGCTTTACTCATTTTAACAATATCTCCTCCTAATTCGTAACTCTCTTCCCAGTGAAAACCTAGTTCGTCTTCACAAATAATTTTGTTGTCTAGGGCGTCATAGAGAGATACTCTTAAATCTGATTTATGGATATGACAAATTAGTTTTGAGGTGGTAACAATATATTTTTCATCATCATTTGTGATTTCTAAATGATTATAACCTCTACTAGCATCTTCATCTATAGCATAAGAGAAGTCTCTTTCAAATTTACCAACCGTTGTATAAGTAAAGCGTAGTACGCTGTCTCTTAGCACAGTAAGTTTAAGAATAACATTGTTTGATGTTGAGAAATGTAGAATATCTACATTTTTTGTATAGTCTATAATATTTGAAGGAAACAGGTTTCCTTTATATTCTAATTCAGTGTTTAAAATCATAATTTGGACAATTATTTAATTGTCCAAATTACTAAATATTATAAGTTTTAAAAGCGTTTTTTTGGTAAAAAAACATTAATTTATTTGTTAATACACAAATTATCAAGTGGATAATTATAAATATATTAAGATTTGAATTGAAACACTGTAACAGCTAATGGAGCTAATGTAATTTCTGCTGAATAATCTTTACCATTCCAAGGATTCTTTTTTATGGTTATTGATTTTTTGTTAGAAATACCACTACCACCAAATGCTTTGGCATCACTATTAAATAACTCAGAAAGTTTACCACTAACAGGAACTCCTATTTTATATTTTTTTCTAACGGCAGGCGTTAAATTACAAACTACTATCACATCGTTTTTAGCAATTTTACCTTTTCTTATATAAGAAATAACACAGTTCTCATGGTCGTCGTAACTTATCCATTCAAAACCTTCTCTAGAAAATCCGTTTTCATATAAAGCAGGTGTTGTTTTGTAAAGTAAGTTTAGTGCTTTAAAAAAGTTTTGAAAGTTTTTATGAGGCTCAAATTCTAATAAATTCCAATCTAAACTACCTTGAAAATCCCATTCATTATATTGTGCAAATTCACCACCCATAAACAATAGTTTTGTTCCAGGATGTGTAAACATATAACCATATAATAAACGAAGATTAGCAAAACGTTGCCATTCATCACCAGGCATTCTTCCTAAAATAGAATTTTTACCGTACACCACTTCATCATGAGAAAGCGGAAGCATAAAATTTTCTGTAAAAGCGTATGCTAAGCTAAATGTAATATCGTTTTGATGGTATTTTCTATAAATAGGATCTTTTGCAAAATATTCTAATGTATCATGCATCCAGCCCATCATCCATTTCATACCAAAACCTAAACCACCTAAAAATACGGGTTTTGAAACGCCTGGAAAAGCCGTAGATTCTTCGGCAATAGTTTGTGTGTCTGGAAATGAAGCATAGATTTCTTGATTTAATTCTTTAAGAAATTCAATGGCAGCAAGGTTTTCTCTTCCTCCATAAATATTCGGTTCCCATCCACCATCTTCTCTAGAATAATCTAAAAACAACATGGAGGCAACGGCATCTACACGTAAGGCATCTGCATGATATTGTTCCATCCAGAAAGCTGCATTACTTATTAAAAATGATTTTACCTCGTTTCTTTCGTAGTTAAAAATTAAACTTTTCCAGTCTTGATGATAGCCTTTTCTTTTATCAGGATGTTCATATAAGCAAGATCCATCAAAAAAGCCTAAACCGTGTGCGTCTTCAGGGAAATGAGAAGGTACCCAGTCTAAAATAATACCTATATCATTTTGATGGAGTTTATCTACTAAATATTTAAATTCTTCTGGATATCCAAAACGTGAAGATGGCGCAAAATAACCTGTTACTTGATATCCCCAAGATGGATCATAAGGAAACTCCATAATAGGCATAAGTTCTACATGAGTAAAATTCATGTCTTTTACATAGTTAACCAATTCGTCAGCTAATTCAAAATAGGATAAAAATCGATCTTCTTCTACTTGTTTTTTCCAAGAACCTAAATGTACTTCATATACCGAGTAAGGTGCATCTAATGCATTATGGCTTTTACGTTTTTTCATCCAGCTTGTATCCTTCCATTTGTAACTATCGTCCCAAATAATGGATGCTGTTTTTGGAGGGTGTTCACAACGTCTAGCGTAAGGATCTGCTTTTTCTGTTTTTATGCCATTGTTATGACTTTCAATTTTGTATTTGTATATATTGCCTTTACCTACTAAAGGAATAAAACCTTCCCAAATACCACTACTATCCCAGCGGACATTTAATTGGTGTTCACCTTCGGTCCAAAAATTAAAGTCACCAATTACCGAAACTTGTTTAGCGCTAGGTGCCCAAACTGCAAAATAAGTACCTTCTATACCATCTACAGTTGTAATATGAGATCCAAATTTTTCGTAAAGCCTATAGTGTTTCCCCGCTTTAAAAAGGTTAATATCGAAGTCTGTAAATAGACTATAAACTTTTACTTGTGCCATATATTATATTACAAATCCGTTAGGTATAACTGCTCCATTTTTAATTACTACGATGCCTTCTTTAATAGCGTAAGTATCTGTTTCAGTATCTTCTAAATGAGATCCTCCATTTATTCTTACATCATCACCAATGCGACAGTTTTTATCAAGAATAGCATTTTTTATAAAGCAACGTTCTCCTATTCCCATCAACACTTTTATTTTTTTATCCTCTATTTCTAGAAGTGTTTCGTAATAATCACTACCCATCATATATGTTTTTATGACTGTAGATTCTTTTCCAATTCTTGAACGAATACCAATAACAGACTGTTCAATTTTAGCGGCACTAATAATACATCCTTCAGCAATAACAGCCTTGTCTAAAGTAGTTCCTGCTACTTTTGTAGTAGGTAACATTCTGGCATGCGTATAAATACGTTTTGCTTTATCATATAAATCAAACTGAGGAATATTGTCCGTCAATCCGATATTAGCTTCAAAAAAGGAATCGATATTACCAATATCTGTCCAATAACCTTCATATTGAAAACTTAATGTTTTGTGTTTTTCAATAGATTGCGGAATAATTTCTTTACCAAAATCGATAGTAGATTCATCGTCCATTAAACTTATTAAAAGGTCTCTATTAAAGATATAAATACCCATGGATGCTAAATAATTTCTACCTTGACCTTTCATTTCATCACTTACTTCAGAGGTCCAATCTGGTAATAAACTGGCATCAGGTTTTTCAATAAAAGAGGTTACTACACTTTCATCATTTGCTTTCAAAATACCGAAAGAAGTAGCATCTTTTGCATTAACAGGAATAGTGGCAATAGAAATTTCAGCATTACTTTCTTCATGTGCAGCTATCATTTTATCATAATCCATTTGATAAAGTTGATCTCCTGACAATATTAATGCATACTCAAAATCGTGCCTTAAGAAGTGATGCATACTTTGTCTAACAGCATCTGCTGTTCCTTGAAACCATCCTTTATTACCTGGTGTTTGTTCTGCTGCAAGCACATCAACAAAAGCACTACTAAAAAAGCTGAAATGATAGGTGTCTTTAATATGTCGGTTTAAGGAAGCAGAGTTAAATTGTGTTAAAACAAACATACGCTTAATGTCTGCATTAATACAATTTGATATGGGAATATCAACCAATCTATATTTACCTGCAATGGGTACTGCAGGTTTAGATCTTTGTTCTGTTAACGGGTGTAGTCTCGAACCTTGCCCTCCACCTAAAATGATGGATAAAACCTTATTATTAATCATATTCAGTCAGTTTTTATAGTGTTATATAAATTTATGTATTCTTTAGCAGAAACATCCCATGAATGATCTAGTTGCATGATCGTGTTTCTTATTGTTTTATATTTTGTTTGATTACTGTAAAGTGTAACACCTCTGTCAATAGCTTCTGTAATTTCTGGAACGGTTACATTTTTATGACAAATACCAAAGCCATTTTCTTCAGTAATATCAATAACAGTATCTTTTAAACCACCAATGCTTCTAACAATAGGAATGGTTCCATATCTTAAAGCGTACATTTGGTTTAAACCACAAGGTTCTACTCGAGAAGGCATTAGTAAAAAATCTGCCCCGGCATATATAATATGAGACAGCTTTTCGTCATATCCTATAAAGGCATTGTATGTCCCAATATAATCTTTTTTTAATAATTCTAGTTGGTTTTCAACTAAATCATTTCCAGAGCCCAGTAATAATATAGTAGCATTATTTTTTTCGAGCGCTATTTTAAAAGCCTCTGGAAACAAATCAGAGCCTTTTTCGTTAACTAAACGCCCAATAAAAGCGAAAAGTGGTTTTTCAAAGTCTAAATTAAAGGTATCACACAAATATTTTTTATTTGCTTTAGCGCCAGAATGTACTGTTTTAGAACTGTAATTTTTAATTATGTAATGATCTGTTTCAGGATTCCAAACCTTCCAATCAATGCCATTTAAAATACCCGAGCATTTTTCACTTTCTGCTCTTAACAAGCTTTCTAAGCCGTTTGCTTCTAGTTTTAATTCTTCCATATAGCTAGGAGATACCGTAGTAACAGCCCAAGCACATTTAATTGCTGAAGCTAATGGGTTTATTGAGCCACCCCAGTCAAGTAAACCAACATTTTCAAAATTAAAAGGCGGAATTAAACCTACTTTTTCATGAGAAAACCAACCTTGGTATTGTGCATTGTGAATGGTTAATATATTAGGAATCTTTCTAAATGCTTCATATTTATAACTTTCTTGAAGCATAAATGGAATTAAACCTGTGTGATGATCGTGACAATGAATAATATCTGGATAATTGTCCCAAGTTAGTAACCAATCTAAAGCTGCAATTTGAAATGATAAAAACCGTTCGGTATCATCCATTGAATAAACATAGTCTTTAAAAAGCAGTTCTGGAACATCAATAAAAAACACATCGAAGTCTAAGGTGTTCTCTGTTAAAGTTAAAACACGAAAATCATAAGGCTCCACACCTAAATTTATAACACCGTTATATATGGTATGAAAATTATGTTCTTTAGTAAACTTATTGTTATAAAAAGGCATAATAACCTGAGAGGATGTAGTTGAGCCTTTTTGATATTTAGGTAATGCTCCAACAACATCTGCAAGCCCTCCGACTTTAGCAACTGGATAACATTCTGCACTTATATGTATAATATTCATATGTAATAATTACGAATTTTATAAACTTACAAAATAAATAGTAACCATTTTGGAGGAATTTTATTTTTAAAGAAAAAATTGTAGAATTGGAATTAATCAAAATTATCAATAATGAAAATGAAAAAAAGTTTAAAAATACTGTCAATCATTCAATGAAAATTTATCATAAAAACAAAAGTTAATCTTTAAACTTTCTACTGATTGATTAATGAAAGAGAGAAATGTTTAATCATTCAGTTTTGAAATAACTATAATTGCTTGTTGTAAAATTTTAATATTACCAACTTAGCGCATAAGTTTTTACCTTATTTTACTTTTCAAGTAAATTATTTATTCTATAAACACTATTATTTGAATTTTCTTTCAAGTTAAAAGCAAAATGAATTTATATTTGTCTTTATATATGTTTAAAAATTACTTCTTTATAGTTTTACTTACTCTTTTTTGTTTAAAAACAAGTGGGCAAACAAAGTCCTTTAAAAAGCAGTTAGATAGTATACAAGCATTAAGGCAATTATCTAAAAACACAGATTTAGATATAGAAGCTAGAATACAATATGCTAAAAAGGCAAGCGAGTTATCTTATATAACACAAGTAGATTCTGTTATTTTAAATTCGAATTTTTTACTTGCTGATTGTTATTCAGATGATAGGAGGTATTTCAGAGAATCAATAAGCTTAAATCGGAAAAACTTAATATTAGCAAGCAAACTTAATGATTCACATAGTAGGGCTTATATAAATTATCATTTAGGGTATGCATATCATTATTTAGAAAAAAGCGATAGCACTTATTATTATTACTACAACTCTTTAAGAATATTTGAACATTTAAAACCTGTAAAGAATGAGTACCTTTTACGTCAGTCCAGAATACTTTCAAATATTTCTCATCTACAGCGAGTAGAACGTGATTATATAAGCAGTCAAGCAAATACAATAAAAGCTATAAATATATTGCTTTTTATCCCAGAAACTGAAGACAGTTTAGATGATTTGTCCAATTTATATAACAATTTAGCTTTAAATTTATATGACCTTAAAGAGTACGAAAAAGCCATAGAATATTATAAGAAGGCTATAGGTGTTAGTAACAAAATGATTGATAATTATAAACGAAAATTATTTATAAACATTAATCTTGCCGAATTATATAGAGTAACTTATAGATATGAAGAAGCATTTAAAATATACAATAAACTACTAGAAGATAAAACTATAGAAAAAAAAGACCCAAGTTCTTATGGAGCCATATTAAATAATATGGCGTATACCATGTTTTTGGAAAAAGATAAAGATTATGCTAAAATAGACTCTTTGTTTACTGAGGCTTATAATATTTTCTGTGATTTAGATTTATTTTATGAAATCTCTGGAAGTGGTAATGATATGGCAGAGTTTTATTTAGATACTAACAAAAAAACCAAAGCGTTATTTTATTCTAAAAGATCCTATGAATATGGGAAAAAAGCGAATGAATATAAAGAAGTATTAAGAGCTTTAAAAATGCTTTCAAAGTTATATGAAGGAAATGAAGGGAAAGCCTATTTATACGAACACATAAAATTAAATGATAGTTTAATTGATGTTGAACGCGCAAGTAGAAATAAGTATGCTAGAATACAATTTGAGACCGACCAATATATAAAAGAGACAAAGCGTTTAAGCACTCAAAACATATTAATTATAGCAATAGGAAGTATATCAATACTGGTATTAGGTCTTTTATATTTTATAAAATTACAAAAAACTAAAAACAATGAGCTTCAATATATAACAGAGCAAGAGCTAGCAAATCAAGAGATTTACAAATTAATGTTAAAGCAACAAGCGAAGCAAGAAGAAGGACGTTTGCAAGAACGTCATAGAATATCAGAAGATTTACATGATGGTATTTTGCCTAGGTTATTTGGCACCAGAATGGGTATGGGTTTTTTAGATATAAAAGGAGATAAAAGCACCTTAAAACAATATAATAAGTTTATAGATGAGATGCAAAAAATAGAAAAGGAAGTAAGAGATGTGTCTCATGAGCTAAAAAGTGATACCATAGGCTTAAAAGCTAATTTTGAATCTATTTTAGAAGCGTATATAAAGACTCAAAGCGTAGCAGGAAATTTTAAGTATGAAATAATAAATGATGACAAAATAAAATTTGAGTTGTTTAATGAGACCATAAGAGTTGAAATTTATCGAATACTTCAAGAACTTATACAAAACATTGTAAAACATGCAAAAGCTACAGTTGTTTCTCTTTCTTTTACATTGAAAGACGAAGTTGTAAGGATTAATATATTAGATGATGGTATTGGATTTAATACAGAAAAAAAACATAAAGGAATAGGCTTAAAAAACATAGCCTCAAGAGTTCTTAAATTAGAAGGTGAACTTAAAATAAACTCACTTTTAAATAGTAAAAAAGGAACAGAATTTGATATAAAAATACCTGTAAAAAAAGAATTTTAAGGATGATTAAATTATTTAATGTTTTAATTATAGAAGACCACCCGTTAATTGTTAACGCTTATGAAAATGCCCTTAAGCATATAAGTAAAAATAATAGAAAATTAGAATTCGATATTGATGTTGCTTCAAATTGTGATAGTGCCTATGTAAAAATAATGGAATCATCAAATACTCAAAAAATAGATTTTATTTTTCTAGATATTAAATTGCCAGCTTCTAAAGATGGAACACTAATTTCTGGTGAAGATTTAGGTATTAAAATAAAAAAAGTATTACCAAAAGTTAAAATAATAGTTGCCACCACTTACAATGATAATTATAGAATTAATTCAATATTTAAAAGTATTAATCCTGAAGGTTTTTTAATTAAGAATGATTTAAATCCTAAAGAGCTTGTTTTAGCTATAGAAAGCATAATTGAAAATAGTCCTTATTATAGTAAGTCTGTAGTTCAATTAATGCGAAAACAAGTATCTAATGAAATAATAATAGATGATCTTGACAGAAAAATACTTTATGAATTATCTAGAGGAACAAAAATGAGTGAATTACCACAAATAATTCCACTCTCTATTTCTGGAATAGAAAAAAGAAAACGGATATTAAAAGAACTTTTTAATTTAGACAAAAAAGACGATAGAGGATTGATTAAAATAGCAGAGGAAAAAGGGTTTATTTAGTCATTCAAAATCTGTTAATCAAATTCTTAAAAAACCTTACTTATTTTGAGGCAATCCCTTTTTTTTAATGCTTCTAGCTTCTCTACATTTGGAGTGCTATTAGTAAATTATCTATCAAGAAAAATATTTCTTTGGGGGGTGATATTAAATAAAACGGCATGATAAAATTATCATGCCGTTTTTATTTTAAAAATAGTCTTTATAAGAAACTCAATTTTTTTTAATCATTCAATTTAAGTACCGCCATAAATGCTTGCTGAGGTATTTCAACATTACCAACTTGACGCATACGTTTTTTTCCTTTTTTCTGTTTTTCTAGTAATTTACGCTTACGAGATATATCTCCACCATAACACTTGGCTGTTACATCCTTACGTAATGCTTTAATAGTTTCTCGTGAAATAATTTTAGCACCAATAGCTGCTTGAATTGGAATATCAAATTGCTGACGTGGAATAAGCTCTTTTAATTTTTCACACATTTTTTTACCAATATTTTGAGCGTTATCAGCATGTATTAATGCCGAAAGTGCATCAACAGGTAAGGCGTTTAATAAAATGTCTAAACGCACAAGTTTTGATACTTTCATGCCAATTGGATGATAATCAAAAGACGCATATCCTTTAGAAACGGTTTTTAAACGATCGTAAAAATCGAATACAATTTCTGCTAAAGGCATTTCAAAGGTTAA
The nucleotide sequence above comes from Flavobacteriaceae bacterium HL-DH10. Encoded proteins:
- a CDS encoding glycoside hydrolase family 31 protein, giving the protein MILNTELEYKGNLFPSNIIDYTKNVDILHFSTSNNVILKLTVLRDSVLRFTYTTVGKFERDFSYAIDEDASRGYNHLEITNDDEKYIVTTSKLICHIHKSDLRVSLYDALDNKIICEDELGFHWEESYELGGDIVKMSKAAQNGESYYGLGDKPEHLNLKGRRFENWATDSYAFGKNTDPIYKAIPFYTGLHNGKSYGIFFDNTFRTYFDFCHERRNVTSFWAQGGEMNYYFIYGPKMQDVVTSYTDLTGTPELPPLWALGYHQCKWSYYPESNVKEITAKFRELQIPCDAIYLDIDYMEGFRCFTWSKDYFPDPKRMVKELADDGFKTVVIIDPGIKIDNEYSVFKEALDKDYFCKRADGPYMKGKVWPGECYFPDFTRPEVREWWAGLFKELIEDIGVKGVWNDMNEPAVMDVPGKTFPSDVRHDYDGNPCSHNKAHNIYGMQMARATYHGLKKFNYPKRPFVITRSAYSGTQRYTSTWMGDNVATWEHLQIANIQAQRLALSGFSFAGSDIGGFAEQPNGELYARWIQLGAFHPFCRTHSSGDHGDQEPWAFDKEITDIVRKFIEIRYELLPYLYTSFYQYSHDNVPMLKSLVLFDQEDTQTHYRTDEFICGNQILICPINEPNAKGRRMYIPRGDWYNFWTKELVSGGKETWVDADIDSMPIFVKSGAIIPKYPVQQYVGEKIIEELSLDVYYKDGKEDSELYEDADDGYDYTKGRYSLKKFNLAGTENKLIIRIHKRGQYITPYNTFKINLFGLPFKVKSIKVDNEYVDLKDVQFKDNTLVVTKEFTNLQVKG
- the glgB gene encoding 1,4-alpha-glucan branching protein GlgB, with amino-acid sequence MAQVKVYSLFTDFDINLFKAGKHYRLYEKFGSHITTVDGIEGTYFAVWAPSAKQVSVIGDFNFWTEGEHQLNVRWDSSGIWEGFIPLVGKGNIYKYKIESHNNGIKTEKADPYARRCEHPPKTASIIWDDSYKWKDTSWMKKRKSHNALDAPYSVYEVHLGSWKKQVEEDRFLSYFELADELVNYVKDMNFTHVELMPIMEFPYDPSWGYQVTGYFAPSSRFGYPEEFKYLVDKLHQNDIGIILDWVPSHFPEDAHGLGFFDGSCLYEHPDKRKGYHQDWKSLIFNYERNEVKSFLISNAAFWMEQYHADALRVDAVASMLFLDYSREDGGWEPNIYGGRENLAAIEFLKELNQEIYASFPDTQTIAEESTAFPGVSKPVFLGGLGFGMKWMMGWMHDTLEYFAKDPIYRKYHQNDITFSLAYAFTENFMLPLSHDEVVYGKNSILGRMPGDEWQRFANLRLLYGYMFTHPGTKLLFMGGEFAQYNEWDFQGSLDWNLLEFEPHKNFQNFFKALNLLYKTTPALYENGFSREGFEWISYDDHENCVISYIRKGKIAKNDVIVVCNLTPAVRKKYKIGVPVSGKLSELFNSDAKAFGGSGISNKKSITIKKNPWNGKDYSAEITLAPLAVTVFQFKS
- a CDS encoding glucose-1-phosphate adenylyltransferase; the protein is MINNKVLSIILGGGQGSRLHPLTEQRSKPAVPIAGKYRLVDIPISNCINADIKRMFVLTQFNSASLNRHIKDTYHFSFFSSAFVDVLAAEQTPGNKGWFQGTADAVRQSMHHFLRHDFEYALILSGDQLYQMDYDKMIAAHEESNAEISIATIPVNAKDATSFGILKANDESVVTSFIEKPDASLLPDWTSEVSDEMKGQGRNYLASMGIYIFNRDLLISLMDDESTIDFGKEIIPQSIEKHKTLSFQYEGYWTDIGNIDSFFEANIGLTDNIPQFDLYDKAKRIYTHARMLPTTKVAGTTLDKAVIAEGCIISAAKIEQSVIGIRSRIGKESTVIKTYMMGSDYYETLLEIEDKKIKVLMGIGERCFIKNAILDKNCRIGDDVRINGGSHLEDTETDTYAIKEGIVVIKNGAVIPNGFVI
- a CDS encoding glycogen/starch synthase, with product MNIIHISAECYPVAKVGGLADVVGALPKYQKGSTTSSQVIMPFYNNKFTKEHNFHTIYNGVINLGVEPYDFRVLTLTENTLDFDVFFIDVPELLFKDYVYSMDDTERFLSFQIAALDWLLTWDNYPDIIHCHDHHTGLIPFMLQESYKYEAFRKIPNILTIHNAQYQGWFSHEKVGLIPPFNFENVGLLDWGGSINPLASAIKCAWAVTTVSPSYMEELKLEANGLESLLRAESEKCSGILNGIDWKVWNPETDHYIIKNYSSKTVHSGAKANKKYLCDTFNLDFEKPLFAFIGRLVNEKGSDLFPEAFKIALEKNNATILLLGSGNDLVENQLELLKKDYIGTYNAFIGYDEKLSHIIYAGADFLLMPSRVEPCGLNQMYALRYGTIPIVRSIGGLKDTVIDITEENGFGICHKNVTVPEITEAIDRGVTLYSNQTKYKTIRNTIMQLDHSWDVSAKEYINLYNTIKTD
- a CDS encoding histidine kinase, producing the protein MNLYLSLYMFKNYFFIVLLTLFCLKTSGQTKSFKKQLDSIQALRQLSKNTDLDIEARIQYAKKASELSYITQVDSVILNSNFLLADCYSDDRRYFRESISLNRKNLILASKLNDSHSRAYINYHLGYAYHYLEKSDSTYYYYYNSLRIFEHLKPVKNEYLLRQSRILSNISHLQRVERDYISSQANTIKAINILLFIPETEDSLDDLSNLYNNLALNLYDLKEYEKAIEYYKKAIGVSNKMIDNYKRKLFININLAELYRVTYRYEEAFKIYNKLLEDKTIEKKDPSSYGAILNNMAYTMFLEKDKDYAKIDSLFTEAYNIFCDLDLFYEISGSGNDMAEFYLDTNKKTKALFYSKRSYEYGKKANEYKEVLRALKMLSKLYEGNEGKAYLYEHIKLNDSLIDVERASRNKYARIQFETDQYIKETKRLSTQNILIIAIGSISILVLGLLYFIKLQKTKNNELQYITEQELANQEIYKLMLKQQAKQEEGRLQERHRISEDLHDGILPRLFGTRMGMGFLDIKGDKSTLKQYNKFIDEMQKIEKEVRDVSHELKSDTIGLKANFESILEAYIKTQSVAGNFKYEIINDDKIKFELFNETIRVEIYRILQELIQNIVKHAKATVVSLSFTLKDEVVRINILDDGIGFNTEKKHKGIGLKNIASRVLKLEGELKINSLLNSKKGTEFDIKIPVKKEF
- a CDS encoding response regulator, whose amino-acid sequence is MIKLFNVLIIEDHPLIVNAYENALKHISKNNRKLEFDIDVASNCDSAYVKIMESSNTQKIDFIFLDIKLPASKDGTLISGEDLGIKIKKVLPKVKIIVATTYNDNYRINSIFKSINPEGFLIKNDLNPKELVLAIESIIENSPYYSKSVVQLMRKQVSNEIIIDDLDRKILYELSRGTKMSELPQIIPLSISGIEKRKRILKELFNLDKKDDRGLIKIAEEKGFI